From the genome of Miscanthus floridulus cultivar M001 chromosome 10, ASM1932011v1, whole genome shotgun sequence, one region includes:
- the LOC136485620 gene encoding uncharacterized protein: MLGPMAAVNCLRVAAASTAVSAATLQWWASSLLDGDAGADGDGDWLGAVLRSRVIVALLVNLAAHVFLVVILALEQEAGAVRASQGRPVPKDAGHVHRSKMQAMYKEAAQMCAFSLGLDVVVCSKKLQMQMCSFEMWKLTAYFSFQNALPFL, translated from the exons ATGCTCGGCCCCATGGCGGCGGTGAACTGCCTCCGCGTCGCAGCCGCCTCCACGGCAGTCAGCGCCGCCACGCTGCAGTGGTGGGCGTCCTCGCTCCTCGACGGAGACGCTGGGGCAGACGGGGATGGAGACTGGCTTGGAGCTGTGCTGCGCTCAAGGGTCATCGTCGCGCTCCTAGTGAATCTGGCGGCCCACGTGTTCCTCGTCGTCATCCTCGCGCTCGAG CAAGAAGCCGGAGCTGTTCGAGCCTCTCAAGGCCGGCCAGTCCCCAAG GATGCAGGCCATGTACATAGAAGCAAGATGCAGGCCATGTATAAAGAAGCTGCGCAAATGTGTGCTTTTTCCTTGGGACTAGATGTGGTGGTGTGCTCTAAAAAACTACAGATGCAAATGTGTTCTTTTGAGATGTGGAAGCTTActgcatatttttcttttcagAATGCATTGCCTTTTTTGTGA